One stretch of Ananas comosus cultivar F153 linkage group 6, ASM154086v1, whole genome shotgun sequence DNA includes these proteins:
- the LOC109712000 gene encoding uncharacterized protein LOC109712000 isoform X2, whose translation MDHNEKKQARIRRAMIMRGKKMKTSYPCENLIPVPVLNSNGSQNLESNLSHMVSNNSMSRTPLSDISNSNSVLCFSDGDKRSTYHFERTSITDPSFSSIIHPDYVNISNIYFPHQIRVGEHIIQDRNVLESLSWNANKDEEFSMVDKHLNDGANTRGPNHLGFCANHIVDEDIDVDVDVDEKESQYNLDATDYWNLGDSTYACEFCGALFWYEERLEKDKRLTRPRYSICCMQGKVELPLLKDPPSTLNNLLHNKDSRSNHFLKKIRSYNMMFSFTSMGGQIDSTINQGGGPYVFKLHGQNCHMIGSLLPTQGSRPRFSQLYIYDTDNEVLNRISAISSSRSSDEFDPTIVNELKSMLDDCNCLAKSFRMARDRFVAEDYQDLKLRLLRKRGTDGRRYNLPTSSEVAALIVGDIEKNTVERDIVVETQTGLLQRIHELHPSYLPMQYPLLFPYGEDGYGDDIQIRGSNFFSSKKRRRVTMREYFAFRIQDRAGEAATILSSKRLFQQFVVDAYTMIESQRLSYIRSHQKNLRVEIYKGLSEAFLRGETSASSLGKRTILPSSFTGGARYMIQNYQDAMAICKWAGYPDLLITFTCNPKWPEMTKFTVDRGLKPEDRPDIMCRIFKIKLDELIRDLKKKQFFGKVKAVVYTIEFQKRGLPHAHILLFLNAEDKYPTGDDIDKIISAEIPNKHKHPVLYEAVQNFMIHGPCGISHKSSPCMKDGKCSKYFPKRFNSGTVIDDDGYPIYKRRDDGSTVEKNDVLLDNRFVVPYNPLLLIKYQAHINVEWCNQSRSIKYLFKYVNKGHDRVTAAFYQSTSESEHLQDEIKMYYDCRYVSPCEAVWRIFGFDINYREPPVERLSFHLQNEQTVVFDDDEPIDSIVGRTGNNQTMFLAWMEANKNFEEARNLTYGEFPTKFVWKKDLRSWRPRKRGFSIGRLYYIPPGSGELHYMRILLNFCKCPKSYEDIKTVNGVLYPSYKDACYALGLLDDDKEYIDGIKEASSWGSAHYLRRLFATMLFSNCLSRPEFIWDTIWHHLADDILHKQRTLLQHNTLQLKDDELKILTLAEIDKLLRSNGKSLAEFPPMPLPNEHLLLGARNKLLQDELCYDRNYMTREHKTLMSSLTDEQKSVYETIISAVSKNEGGVFFLYGYGGTGKTFIWRTLSAAIRSKGQIVLNVASSGIASLLLPGGRTAHSRFGIPLAITEESTCNIKQGSDLAELLIHTKLIIWDEAPMAHRFCFEALDRTLRDILRFSNSSSCEQPFGGKVVVFGGDFRQILPVIPKGTRQDIIFATINSSYLWSFVKVLTLTKNMRLETGSSNYNLEEMREFSKWILSVGDGEAGEENDGEEIIEIPDEFLIKESTNPIASIVDCTYPSLLSNIHDLQYLQERAILAPTLEIVDAVNEYMLSLLHGEEKIYLSSDSVCKTDVGLDGPEDVYTPDFLNSIKCSGVPNHMIKLKQAAPVMLLRNIDKSLGLCNGTRLMITQLGKHILEAKVISGSNIGEKVFIPRMVITPSDSKLPFKMQRRQFPLAVCFAMTINKSQGQSLSYVGLYLPRPIFSHGQLYVAISRVRNKDGLNILICDKDGLLSKTTSNVVFKEVFQNLK comes from the exons ATGGATCACAATGAAAAGAAACAAGCAAGGATTAGAAGGGCAATGATCATGCgtggaaagaaaatgaaaacctCATATCCATGTGAAA ATCTAATTCCAGTACCTGTCTTGAATTCTAATGGTTCTCAAAATCTTGAGAGTAATTTGAGCCATATGGTGAGCAATAATAGCATGTCAAGAACTCCTCTGAGTGATATTTCAAATT CTAATTCTGTGCTTTGCTTTTCTGATGGTGATAAACGATCTACCTATCATTTCGAAAGGACATCAATTACCGACCCTTCTTTTTCATCCATCATTCATCCAGATTATGTGAATATCTCAAACATATATTTCCCTCACCAAATCCGAGTTGGAGAGCATATCATTCAAGATAGAAACGTATTAGAGTCACTTTCATGGAATGCTAATAAGGATGAGGAATTTTCAATGGTTGACAAACATCTAAACGATGGTGCTAATACTAGAGGTCCTAATCATCTTGGATTCTGTGCCAACCACATTGTTGACGAAG ataTTGATGTTGATGTTGATGTTGATGAAAAAGAGTCACAGTACAATTTGGATGCAACAG ATTATTGGAATTTGGGAGATTCTACTTATGCATGTGAATTTTGCGGTGCATTGTTCTGGTATGAAGAAAGGTTGGAGAAGGATAAGAGATTAACTAGGCCGAGATATTCTATATGTTGCATGCAAGGAAAAGTTGAACTGCCATTGCTCAAAGATCCACCTTCTACACTCAATAATTTATTGCATAACAAGGACTCCAGAAgcaatcactttttaaaaaagatcAGATCTTACAATATGATGTTCTCATTTACGTCAATGGGAGGACAAATTGACTCTACAATAAATCAAGGAGGGGGGCCATACGTATTTAAACTACATGGCCAAAATTGTCATATGATTGGAAGTTTGCTTCCAACTCAAGGCTCGCGTCCAAGATTTTCGCAGCTCTACATTTATGATACAGATAATGAAGTTTTAAATAGAATAAGTGCCATAAG tTCAAGTAGAAGTTCTGATGAATTTGACCCCACAATTGTTAACGAGCTCAAAAGTATGCTAGATGATTGCAATTGTTTAGCCAAATCATTCAGAATGGCAAGAGATAGATTTGTAGCAGAAGATTATCAAGACTTGAAATTGAGACTATTAAGAAAAAGAGGAACTGATGGAAGAAGATACAATCTTCCAACCTCATCTGAAGTGGCGGCTCTTATTGTTGGAGATATTGAAAAAAACACTGTTGAAAGAGATATTGTAGTCGAAACTCAAACAGGCTTATTACAACGAATACATGAACTACATCCATCCTATCTTCCAATGCAGTATCCTTTGTTATTTCCTTATGGTGAAGATGGATATGGAGATGACATTCAGATTAGaggatcaaattttttttcatccaaaaagcGGAGGAGAGTGACAATGAGAGAATACTTTGCATTTAGAATCCAAGATAGAGCTGGAGAAGCTGCAACAATATTATCATCAAAAAGATTATTTCAACAATttgtggttgatgcatatactATGATAGAATCACAGAGATTATCTTATATAAGATCTCATCAGAAGAATCTAAGAGTAGAAATATACAAGGGTCTATCAGAAGCTTTCTTAAGGGGTGAAACAAGTGCATCTTCGCTAGGAAAACGCACCATCCTTCCATCTTCATTCACCGGAGGTGCACGTTATATGATCCAGAACTATCAAGATGCAATGGCTATATGTAAGTGGGCGGGTTATCCGGATCTCCTTATTACTTTCACATGCAATCCAAAATGGCCAGAAATGACAAAATTTACTGTTGATAGAGGGCTAAAACCTGAAGATCGTCCAGATATAATGtgcagaatttttaaaataaaactcgaTGAATTGATTAGAGATTTGAAGAAAAAGCAATTTTTTGGCAAGGTAAAAGCTG TTGTCTACACTATAGAGTTTCAAAAGCGTGGTCTACCGCATgctcatattttattatttttgaatgccGAAGATAAATACCCAACTGGTGAtgatattgataaaattatctcTGCTGAAATTCCTAATAAACACAAGCATCCAGTTTTGTACGAAGCTGTTCAAAACTTTATGATACATGGTCCTTGTGGGATATCTCATAAAAGCTCTCCCTGTATGAAGGATGGGAAGTGTTCCAAATATTTTCCTAAAAGGTTTAATAGTGGAACAGTTATCGATGATGATGGCTACCCCATCTACAAGCGTAGAGATGATGGTTCGACCGTTGAAAAGAATGATGTCCTTTTGGATAATAGATTTGTAGTACCATATAATCCATTGCTTCTAATAAAGTATCAAGCTCACATCAACGTGGAATGGTGCAATCAATCAAGGTCCATAAAATATCTATTCAAATATGTCAATAAAGGACATGATCGTGTTACTGCAGCATTCTATCAGAGTACAAGTGAATCTGAACACTTGCAAGATGAAATCAAGATGTACTATGACTGTAGGTATGTATCTCCATGTGAGGCTGTATGGAGGATCTTTGGCTTTGATATCAATTATAGAGAACCACCAGTTGAGAGGTTATCTTTCCATCTCCAAAATGAGCAAACTGTTGTCtttgatgatgatgagcctatTGATTCTATTGTAGGAAGAACTGGAAATAATCAAACTATGTTTTTGGCTTGGATGGAAGCTAATAAGAATTTTGAGGAGGCTAGAAATTTGACTTATGGAGAATTTCCCACCAAATTTGTATGGAAAAAAGATCTTCGCAGTTGGCGTCCAAGGAAACGCGGCTTCTCAATTGGAAGACTATATTATATTCCACCAGGAAGTGGTGAATTACATTACATGCGAATTTtgttgaacttttgcaaatgcCCTAAAAGTTATGAAGACATCAAAACTGTGAATGGTGTTCTATACCCTTCGTACAAAGATGCTTGCTATGCGTTGGGGTTGTTGGATGATGACAAAGAGTATATAGATGGTATTAAAGAAGCAAGTTCATGGGGTTCGGCTCATTACTTAAGAAGACTTTTTGCAACTATGTTATTCTCAAATTGTCTATCTAGACCAGAATTTATTTGGGACACTATTTGGCATCATTTAGCTGATGATATCTTGCACAAACAGAGGACTCTACTTCAGCACAATA cTTTGCAGTTAAAAGATGATGAGTTGAAAATTTTGACTCTTGCTGAGATTGATAAGTTGTTGCGTAGCAACGGAAAAAGTCTTGCAGAATTTCCTCCGATGCCTTTACCTAATGAACATCTTTTACTTGGAGCCAGAAACAAGCTTCTTCAAGATGAACTTTGTTATGATAGGAATTACATGACAAGAGAGCACAAAACCTTGATGTCATCTCTTACTGATGAACAAAAAAGTGTCTATGAGACAATAATTAGTGCTGTGTCAAAGAATGAGGGAGGTGTTTTCTTTCTGTATGGTTATGGTGGAACAGGAAAAACTTTCATATGGCGAACTTTATCTGCAGCCATAAGGTCTAAGGgtcaaattgttcttaatgttgCTTCTAGCGGAATAGCATCACTTCTACTTCCGGGGGGAAGAACAGCTCACTCTAGATTTGGGATCCCACTAGCAATAACTGAGGAATCGACCTGTAATATAAAACAGGGTAGTGATCTGGCAGAGTTGTTAATTCATACGAAGCTTATCATATGGGATGAGGCTCCAATGGCACACAGGTTTTGTTTTGAAGCTCTTGACAGGACATTAAGAGATATTCTACGGTTTTCTAATTCATCAAGTTGTGAGCAACCATTTGGGGGTAAAGTCGTCGTTTTTGGAGGTGATTTCAGGCAAATTCTTCCGGTTATTCCTAAAGGGACAAGACAAGATATTATTTTTGCAACTATTAATTCTTCTTATCTTTGGAGTTTTGTTAAGGTTCTTACTTTAACAAAAAATATGAGGCTAGAGACAGGCTCATCTAATTACAATCTagaagagatgagagagttCTCAAAGTGGATACTAAGTGTTGGAGATGGAGAAGCCGGTGAGGAGAATGATGGTGAAGAAATTATAGAAATACCTGATGAATTTCTCATAAAGGAATCAACAAATCCAATTGCATCAATAGTGGATTGTACGTATCCTTCATTGTTAAGCAATATTCATGATTTGCAATACCTACAAGAAAGAGCGATTCTTGCTCCTACTCTTGAAATTGTGGATGCTGTGAATGAATACATGCTTTCATTGCTTCATGGtgaagaaaaaatttatttgagctCTGACAGTGTTTGTAAGACAGATGTGGGCCTAGATGGTCCTGAAGATGTATATACACCTGATTTCTTAAACAGTATTAAATGTTCAGGAGTTCCTAATCACATGATCAAATTGAAGCAAGCTGCTCCTGTGATGTTATTGAGAAACATAGACAAGTCTTTAGGTTTATGCAATGGAACCAGATTAATGATCACTCAATTGGGAAAACATATACTAGAAGCAAAAGTGATCTCTGGGAGCAATATTGGGGAGAAGGTGTTTATACCCCGTATGGTGATTACTCCATCAGACTCCAAGTTACCTTTTAAAATGCAACGAAGGCAATTTCCGTTGGCTGTTTGTTTTGCTATGACAATAAACAAGAGTCAAGGTCAATCGTTATCATATGTTGGCTTATATCTTCCTAGACCGATATTCAGTCATGGTCAGTTATATGTTGCAATATCTAGAGTTCGAAACAAGGACGGATTGAATATTCTAATTTGTGATAAAGATGGTTTGTTATCCAAAACCACAAGTAATGTGGTTTTTAAAGAagtgtttcaaaatttaaaatag
- the LOC109712000 gene encoding uncharacterized protein LOC109712000 isoform X4 has product MDHNEKKQARIRRAMIMRGKKMKTSYPCENLIPVPVLNSNGSQNLESNLSHMVSNNSMSRTPLSDISNSNSVLCFSDGDKRSTYHFERTSITDPSFSSIIHPDYVNISNIYFPHQIRVGEHIIQDRNVLESLSWNANKDEEFSMVDKHLNDGANTRGPNHLGFCANHIVDEGSSIDYMQKKNARLKRSLIMREKRAKMQKHATYIDVDVDVDEKESQYNLDATDYWNLGDSTYACEFCGALFWYEESSSRSSDEFDPTIVNELKSMLDDCNCLAKSFRMARDRFVAEDYQDLKLRLLRKRGTDGRRYNLPTSSEVAALIVGDIEKNTVERDIVVETQTGLLQRIHELHPSYLPMQYPLLFPYGEDGYGDDIQIRGSNFFSSKKRRRVTMREYFAFRIQDRAGEAATILSSKRLFQQFVVDAYTMIESQRLSYIRSHQKNLRVEIYKGLSEAFLRGETSASSLGKRTILPSSFTGGARYMIQNYQDAMAICKWAGYPDLLITFTCNPKWPEMTKFTVDRGLKPEDRPDIMCRIFKIKLDELIRDLKKKQFFGKVKAVVYTIEFQKRGLPHAHILLFLNAEDKYPTGDDIDKIISAEIPNKHKHPVLYEAVQNFMIHGPCGISHKSSPCMKDGKCSKYFPKRFNSGTVIDDDGYPIYKRRDDGSTVEKNDVLLDNRFVVPYNPLLLIKYQAHINVEWCNQSRSIKYLFKYVNKGHDRVTAAFYQSTSESEHLQDEIKMYYDCRYVSPCEAVWRIFGFDINYREPPVERLSFHLQNEQTVVFDDDEPIDSIVGRTGNNQTMFLAWMEANKNFEEARNLTYGEFPTKFVWKKDLRSWRPRKRGFSIGRLYYIPPGSGELHYMRILLNFCKCPKSYEDIKTVNGVLYPSYKDACYALGLLDDDKEYIDGIKEASSWGSAHYLRRLFATMLFSNCLSRPEFIWDTIWHHLADDILHKQRTLLQHNTLQLKDDELKILTLAEIDKLLRSNGKSLAEFPPMPLPNEHLLLGARNKLLQDELCYDRNYMTREHKTLMSSLTDEQKSVYETIISAVSKNEGGVFFLYGYGGTGKTFIWRTLSAAIRSKGQIVLNVASSGIASLLLPGGRTAHSRFGIPLAITEESTCNIKQGSDLAELLIHTKLIIWDEAPMAHRFCFEALDRTLRDILRFSNSSSCEQPFGGKVVVFGGDFRQILPVIPKGTRQDIIFATINSSYLWSFVKVLTLTKNMRLETGSSNYNLEEMREFSKWILSVGDGEAGEENDGEEIIEIPDEFLIKESTNPIASIVDCTYPSLLSNIHDLQYLQERAILAPTLEIVDAVNEYMLSLLHGEEKIYLSSDSVCKTDVGLDGPEDVYTPDFLNSIKCSGVPNHMIKLKQAAPVMLLRNIDKSLGLCNGTRLMITQLGKHILEAKVISGSNIGEKVFIPRMVITPSDSKLPFKMQRRQFPLAVCFAMTINKSQGQSLSYVGLYLPRPIFSHGQLYVAISRVRNKDGLNILICDKDGLLSKTTSNVVFKEVFQNLK; this is encoded by the exons ATGGATCACAATGAAAAGAAACAAGCAAGGATTAGAAGGGCAATGATCATGCgtggaaagaaaatgaaaacctCATATCCATGTGAAA ATCTAATTCCAGTACCTGTCTTGAATTCTAATGGTTCTCAAAATCTTGAGAGTAATTTGAGCCATATGGTGAGCAATAATAGCATGTCAAGAACTCCTCTGAGTGATATTTCAAATT CTAATTCTGTGCTTTGCTTTTCTGATGGTGATAAACGATCTACCTATCATTTCGAAAGGACATCAATTACCGACCCTTCTTTTTCATCCATCATTCATCCAGATTATGTGAATATCTCAAACATATATTTCCCTCACCAAATCCGAGTTGGAGAGCATATCATTCAAGATAGAAACGTATTAGAGTCACTTTCATGGAATGCTAATAAGGATGAGGAATTTTCAATGGTTGACAAACATCTAAACGATGGTGCTAATACTAGAGGTCCTAATCATCTTGGATTCTGTGCCAACCACATTGTTGACGAAG GTTCCTCTATCGATTATATGCAGAAAAAGAATGCGCGATTGAAGAGAAGTTTAATTATGAGAGAAAAGCGCGCTAAGATGCAAAAGCATGCTACAT ataTTGATGTTGATGTTGATGTTGATGAAAAAGAGTCACAGTACAATTTGGATGCAACAG ATTATTGGAATTTGGGAGATTCTACTTATGCATGTGAATTTTGCGGTGCATTGTTCTGGTATGAAGAAAG tTCAAGTAGAAGTTCTGATGAATTTGACCCCACAATTGTTAACGAGCTCAAAAGTATGCTAGATGATTGCAATTGTTTAGCCAAATCATTCAGAATGGCAAGAGATAGATTTGTAGCAGAAGATTATCAAGACTTGAAATTGAGACTATTAAGAAAAAGAGGAACTGATGGAAGAAGATACAATCTTCCAACCTCATCTGAAGTGGCGGCTCTTATTGTTGGAGATATTGAAAAAAACACTGTTGAAAGAGATATTGTAGTCGAAACTCAAACAGGCTTATTACAACGAATACATGAACTACATCCATCCTATCTTCCAATGCAGTATCCTTTGTTATTTCCTTATGGTGAAGATGGATATGGAGATGACATTCAGATTAGaggatcaaattttttttcatccaaaaagcGGAGGAGAGTGACAATGAGAGAATACTTTGCATTTAGAATCCAAGATAGAGCTGGAGAAGCTGCAACAATATTATCATCAAAAAGATTATTTCAACAATttgtggttgatgcatatactATGATAGAATCACAGAGATTATCTTATATAAGATCTCATCAGAAGAATCTAAGAGTAGAAATATACAAGGGTCTATCAGAAGCTTTCTTAAGGGGTGAAACAAGTGCATCTTCGCTAGGAAAACGCACCATCCTTCCATCTTCATTCACCGGAGGTGCACGTTATATGATCCAGAACTATCAAGATGCAATGGCTATATGTAAGTGGGCGGGTTATCCGGATCTCCTTATTACTTTCACATGCAATCCAAAATGGCCAGAAATGACAAAATTTACTGTTGATAGAGGGCTAAAACCTGAAGATCGTCCAGATATAATGtgcagaatttttaaaataaaactcgaTGAATTGATTAGAGATTTGAAGAAAAAGCAATTTTTTGGCAAGGTAAAAGCTG TTGTCTACACTATAGAGTTTCAAAAGCGTGGTCTACCGCATgctcatattttattatttttgaatgccGAAGATAAATACCCAACTGGTGAtgatattgataaaattatctcTGCTGAAATTCCTAATAAACACAAGCATCCAGTTTTGTACGAAGCTGTTCAAAACTTTATGATACATGGTCCTTGTGGGATATCTCATAAAAGCTCTCCCTGTATGAAGGATGGGAAGTGTTCCAAATATTTTCCTAAAAGGTTTAATAGTGGAACAGTTATCGATGATGATGGCTACCCCATCTACAAGCGTAGAGATGATGGTTCGACCGTTGAAAAGAATGATGTCCTTTTGGATAATAGATTTGTAGTACCATATAATCCATTGCTTCTAATAAAGTATCAAGCTCACATCAACGTGGAATGGTGCAATCAATCAAGGTCCATAAAATATCTATTCAAATATGTCAATAAAGGACATGATCGTGTTACTGCAGCATTCTATCAGAGTACAAGTGAATCTGAACACTTGCAAGATGAAATCAAGATGTACTATGACTGTAGGTATGTATCTCCATGTGAGGCTGTATGGAGGATCTTTGGCTTTGATATCAATTATAGAGAACCACCAGTTGAGAGGTTATCTTTCCATCTCCAAAATGAGCAAACTGTTGTCtttgatgatgatgagcctatTGATTCTATTGTAGGAAGAACTGGAAATAATCAAACTATGTTTTTGGCTTGGATGGAAGCTAATAAGAATTTTGAGGAGGCTAGAAATTTGACTTATGGAGAATTTCCCACCAAATTTGTATGGAAAAAAGATCTTCGCAGTTGGCGTCCAAGGAAACGCGGCTTCTCAATTGGAAGACTATATTATATTCCACCAGGAAGTGGTGAATTACATTACATGCGAATTTtgttgaacttttgcaaatgcCCTAAAAGTTATGAAGACATCAAAACTGTGAATGGTGTTCTATACCCTTCGTACAAAGATGCTTGCTATGCGTTGGGGTTGTTGGATGATGACAAAGAGTATATAGATGGTATTAAAGAAGCAAGTTCATGGGGTTCGGCTCATTACTTAAGAAGACTTTTTGCAACTATGTTATTCTCAAATTGTCTATCTAGACCAGAATTTATTTGGGACACTATTTGGCATCATTTAGCTGATGATATCTTGCACAAACAGAGGACTCTACTTCAGCACAATA cTTTGCAGTTAAAAGATGATGAGTTGAAAATTTTGACTCTTGCTGAGATTGATAAGTTGTTGCGTAGCAACGGAAAAAGTCTTGCAGAATTTCCTCCGATGCCTTTACCTAATGAACATCTTTTACTTGGAGCCAGAAACAAGCTTCTTCAAGATGAACTTTGTTATGATAGGAATTACATGACAAGAGAGCACAAAACCTTGATGTCATCTCTTACTGATGAACAAAAAAGTGTCTATGAGACAATAATTAGTGCTGTGTCAAAGAATGAGGGAGGTGTTTTCTTTCTGTATGGTTATGGTGGAACAGGAAAAACTTTCATATGGCGAACTTTATCTGCAGCCATAAGGTCTAAGGgtcaaattgttcttaatgttgCTTCTAGCGGAATAGCATCACTTCTACTTCCGGGGGGAAGAACAGCTCACTCTAGATTTGGGATCCCACTAGCAATAACTGAGGAATCGACCTGTAATATAAAACAGGGTAGTGATCTGGCAGAGTTGTTAATTCATACGAAGCTTATCATATGGGATGAGGCTCCAATGGCACACAGGTTTTGTTTTGAAGCTCTTGACAGGACATTAAGAGATATTCTACGGTTTTCTAATTCATCAAGTTGTGAGCAACCATTTGGGGGTAAAGTCGTCGTTTTTGGAGGTGATTTCAGGCAAATTCTTCCGGTTATTCCTAAAGGGACAAGACAAGATATTATTTTTGCAACTATTAATTCTTCTTATCTTTGGAGTTTTGTTAAGGTTCTTACTTTAACAAAAAATATGAGGCTAGAGACAGGCTCATCTAATTACAATCTagaagagatgagagagttCTCAAAGTGGATACTAAGTGTTGGAGATGGAGAAGCCGGTGAGGAGAATGATGGTGAAGAAATTATAGAAATACCTGATGAATTTCTCATAAAGGAATCAACAAATCCAATTGCATCAATAGTGGATTGTACGTATCCTTCATTGTTAAGCAATATTCATGATTTGCAATACCTACAAGAAAGAGCGATTCTTGCTCCTACTCTTGAAATTGTGGATGCTGTGAATGAATACATGCTTTCATTGCTTCATGGtgaagaaaaaatttatttgagctCTGACAGTGTTTGTAAGACAGATGTGGGCCTAGATGGTCCTGAAGATGTATATACACCTGATTTCTTAAACAGTATTAAATGTTCAGGAGTTCCTAATCACATGATCAAATTGAAGCAAGCTGCTCCTGTGATGTTATTGAGAAACATAGACAAGTCTTTAGGTTTATGCAATGGAACCAGATTAATGATCACTCAATTGGGAAAACATATACTAGAAGCAAAAGTGATCTCTGGGAGCAATATTGGGGAGAAGGTGTTTATACCCCGTATGGTGATTACTCCATCAGACTCCAAGTTACCTTTTAAAATGCAACGAAGGCAATTTCCGTTGGCTGTTTGTTTTGCTATGACAATAAACAAGAGTCAAGGTCAATCGTTATCATATGTTGGCTTATATCTTCCTAGACCGATATTCAGTCATGGTCAGTTATATGTTGCAATATCTAGAGTTCGAAACAAGGACGGATTGAATATTCTAATTTGTGATAAAGATGGTTTGTTATCCAAAACCACAAGTAATGTGGTTTTTAAAGAagtgtttcaaaatttaaaatag